A stretch of Pseudanabaena sp. FACHB-2040 DNA encodes these proteins:
- a CDS encoding xanthine dehydrogenase family protein subunit M: MHPFSFSQAEHVDVAIASLNISGAKVIAGGTNLVDLIRIGVETPNQLIDINQLPLAAVEETSQGVRINALARMSAVADATLVRDRYPMVSQALLNSASPQLRNMASIGGNLMQRTRCPYFRDQAFPCNKRQPGTGCPAIEGENRMHAILGTSRQCIATHPSDLAVALVALDAVVQLRGPDGERSIPIASFHLLPGDTPERETVLQPGELIIAVEVPASDAATQSHYLKVRDRASYEFALVSAAVGLDVDQGIVQSARVALGGVGTKPWRAYQAETVLQGQSISDETFTAAAEAALQGAIPREHNAFKIELAKRTLVRALSTVAQTGGRA, encoded by the coding sequence ATGCATCCGTTTAGCTTTTCTCAGGCTGAGCACGTTGATGTTGCGATTGCCTCCCTTAATATTTCAGGAGCCAAAGTGATTGCAGGCGGGACGAATTTAGTAGATTTAATCCGAATTGGTGTAGAAACACCAAATCAACTGATTGATATTAATCAATTACCCCTCGCTGCGGTTGAAGAGACTTCCCAAGGTGTACGAATCAATGCATTAGCTCGAATGAGCGCTGTAGCAGATGCAACCCTTGTTCGTGATCGTTACCCTATGGTTTCTCAGGCCTTACTGAATAGTGCCTCACCCCAGCTTCGGAACATGGCATCTATTGGCGGTAATCTGATGCAGCGAACCCGTTGCCCCTACTTCCGCGATCAGGCCTTTCCCTGCAATAAGCGGCAGCCAGGGACAGGATGTCCTGCGATTGAAGGTGAGAACCGCATGCATGCCATTCTCGGAACGAGTCGTCAGTGTATTGCCACTCATCCTTCAGATCTAGCAGTTGCACTGGTTGCCTTGGACGCTGTAGTACAGTTGCGCGGACCAGACGGAGAGCGGAGCATTCCGATCGCTAGCTTTCATCTTCTACCGGGTGATACCCCAGAGCGAGAAACAGTGCTGCAACCGGGTGAGTTAATTATTGCCGTTGAAGTACCTGCTTCTGATGCCGCTACACAATCGCACTATCTAAAGGTGCGAGATCGCGCTTCCTATGAGTTTGCTTTAGTTTCTGCTGCTGTTGGGCTTGATGTGGATCAGGGGATTGTGCAGTCGGCTCGAGTTGCGTTAGGAGGAGTGGGCACAAAACCCTGGCGCGCTTATCAGGCTGAGACGGTGCTCCAAGGACAGTCCATTAGTGATGAGACGTTTACAGCTGCGGCTGAAGCAGCATTACAAGGAGCCATTCCCCGTGAGCATAATGCCTTCAAAATTGAGTTGGCAAAGCGGACGCTTGTTCGCGCTCTGTCAACCGTTGCACAAACAGGAGGAAGGGCATGA
- a CDS encoding xanthine dehydrogenase family protein molybdopterin-binding subunit: protein MSEAVGKPLNRVDGRLKVTGGAQYPSEISIENIAHAVLIQSTITKGRIRAIDLSMAERVPGVLGIITHLNAPKLTTRGEGFPPQVPLLQDDVVQYNGQHVGVVIAENLEQAAYAASLVKVDYAVERAATDFKRELSRAISPEAGPGGLPDSVRGDVAQGLATADVRIDQTYTTPNEHHNPLGLTAVTAVWEGERLIIYDTTQGVHSVRRALAGTLGIPIENIQVIARFVGGAFGATLLPQPHVTIAAVASRQVQRPVKLVLTREQMYTSHGYRPQTSQYLTLGATAEGRLTGIVHEATADTSQLQDRSERITSATQMLYQCSNVTTIRRLVRLNKGTPTPMRAPGEATGIFALECAMDELAYALQLDPIELRLRNYADADPENGLPWSSKALRECYESGAQRFGWEQRNPEPGSMRDGRYLIGWGMASSTYPYLGNSASARAKILLDGSALVQSGATDIGPGTYTAMTQIAADALGLAAEQVRFELGDTNLPDAPSQGGSRIVISVGPAVQGAATAVRNQIIQQAISDRASPLYGANAQDIEVENGRLFVGQGSTRGETYADILARQGLPEVEATFDFNPGESEQFSKHAFGAQFAEVRVDLDLREVRVSRFVGVYGAGRIVNPKAARSQMISGIVGGIGMALMEETRMDHRYGRYTNANIAEYLIPTHADIPDIDVIFVDEDDPHVNPLGAKGIGEVCLVGVAPAIANAVYHATGKRIRELPITPDKLL, encoded by the coding sequence ATGAGTGAAGCTGTCGGGAAACCTTTAAATCGCGTCGATGGACGACTCAAGGTCACAGGGGGAGCGCAATATCCTTCTGAAATTTCGATTGAGAATATTGCCCATGCGGTATTGATTCAAAGCACGATCACTAAAGGTCGTATTCGGGCAATCGATCTGAGCATGGCTGAAAGAGTACCCGGTGTGCTTGGCATCATCACTCATTTGAATGCGCCCAAACTCACAACTCGTGGTGAAGGGTTTCCTCCTCAAGTTCCGCTTCTGCAAGATGATGTTGTGCAATACAACGGGCAGCATGTTGGAGTGGTTATCGCCGAAAACCTAGAACAAGCCGCTTATGCTGCTTCACTAGTGAAGGTTGATTATGCTGTAGAACGAGCAGCCACAGATTTTAAGCGTGAGTTGAGCCGAGCGATCTCACCAGAGGCAGGCCCAGGAGGTTTACCTGATTCTGTGCGAGGTGATGTAGCGCAGGGATTAGCAACAGCAGATGTGCGAATTGATCAAACCTATACCACGCCGAACGAACATCACAACCCCCTAGGACTTACAGCAGTTACCGCTGTCTGGGAAGGTGAACGCCTGATCATCTATGACACCACTCAAGGTGTTCATTCTGTGCGACGAGCCTTAGCCGGAACCTTAGGAATTCCAATTGAGAATATCCAGGTTATTGCTCGTTTTGTCGGTGGTGCCTTCGGAGCCACCCTGCTGCCTCAGCCCCATGTCACCATTGCCGCAGTTGCCTCCAGACAAGTTCAGCGACCTGTGAAATTAGTGCTGACGCGGGAGCAGATGTATACCTCTCATGGTTATCGGCCACAAACCTCCCAGTACCTAACTTTGGGTGCAACAGCAGAGGGTAGGCTGACTGGCATTGTGCATGAAGCAACTGCAGACACCTCTCAGCTGCAAGACCGGAGTGAGCGCATTACCAGCGCAACTCAAATGCTTTATCAGTGCTCCAATGTAACAACAATCCGTCGTCTGGTGCGTCTCAATAAAGGAACGCCGACTCCCATGCGTGCCCCTGGTGAAGCAACGGGCATATTTGCGCTGGAGTGCGCAATGGACGAACTCGCTTATGCGCTACAGCTTGACCCGATCGAACTACGATTGCGGAACTATGCGGATGCTGACCCTGAAAATGGGCTTCCCTGGTCAAGCAAGGCATTGCGAGAATGCTACGAATCAGGTGCTCAACGGTTTGGCTGGGAGCAACGAAATCCTGAACCGGGTTCAATGCGAGATGGCAGATACCTGATCGGTTGGGGCATGGCAAGTTCAACCTACCCCTACCTAGGTAACTCTGCATCGGCAAGAGCAAAGATTTTATTAGATGGCAGCGCGTTAGTTCAAAGCGGAGCGACTGATATTGGTCCCGGAACCTACACTGCAATGACTCAAATTGCTGCTGATGCCCTTGGGTTAGCGGCTGAACAGGTGCGGTTTGAGCTGGGTGACACCAATCTACCCGATGCACCATCTCAGGGCGGCTCAAGAATTGTAATCAGTGTTGGTCCTGCTGTGCAGGGAGCGGCAACCGCCGTCCGCAATCAGATCATACAGCAAGCGATCTCAGACCGAGCTTCGCCCTTATATGGTGCCAATGCTCAAGACATTGAGGTTGAGAATGGACGTCTTTTTGTGGGACAAGGCTCTACGAGAGGCGAGACTTATGCAGATATCCTTGCCCGCCAGGGGCTTCCAGAAGTGGAGGCAACTTTTGATTTCAATCCCGGTGAGTCAGAACAGTTCTCAAAACATGCCTTTGGTGCACAGTTCGCTGAAGTGCGAGTTGATCTAGATCTGAGGGAAGTGCGAGTTTCTCGCTTCGTTGGTGTTTACGGTGCTGGACGTATTGTTAACCCCAAAGCAGCCCGTAGCCAAATGATTAGCGGAATTGTTGGCGGAATTGGCATGGCACTGATGGAAGAGACACGCATGGATCACCGCTATGGACGCTACACCAATGCCAACATTGCTGAGTACTTAATACCAACTCATGCAGACATTCCTGACATTGATGTAATTTTTGTTGATGAGGATGATCCTCATGTCAATCCGCTTGGCGCAAAAGGAATTGGTGAAGTCTGTCTAGTTGGAGTAGCGCCCGCGATCGCTAATGCTGTTTACCATGCCACAGGTAAGCGCATTCGAGAACTACCCATCACACCAGACAAATTGCTATGA
- a CDS encoding nucleotidyltransferase family protein, with amino-acid sequence MSRIGILILAAGASSRLGQPKQLLSYQGKPLIRQMAEVAISSGCHPIGIVLGAYGETIQPYLADLGIHIIYNKQWQTGMAGSLQCGLREILMLSPDLDAIVLMVCDQPFVSPRLIHQLISSYQALNYPIVASKYAGILGVPALLHRSFFPDLFALQGDMGARVIIQQHRSRSLSIPFAEGAIDLDTPQSLEILEP; translated from the coding sequence ATGTCTAGAATTGGCATCTTAATTCTGGCGGCGGGAGCCTCTAGCCGCCTAGGGCAGCCAAAGCAGCTCCTGTCTTATCAGGGCAAGCCGCTGATAAGACAGATGGCAGAGGTTGCGATCTCATCTGGCTGCCATCCTATTGGGATAGTTTTAGGAGCTTATGGCGAAACAATTCAGCCATACTTGGCAGATTTAGGCATTCACATCATTTACAACAAGCAGTGGCAAACTGGAATGGCGGGTTCACTGCAGTGTGGACTGCGTGAGATTTTGATGCTTTCTCCTGACCTAGATGCGATTGTCCTGATGGTATGTGACCAACCGTTTGTCTCACCCCGCCTAATTCATCAATTGATTTCCAGTTATCAAGCCTTAAATTACCCCATCGTCGCCTCTAAATACGCTGGCATTCTCGGCGTTCCAGCTTTATTGCACAGATCGTTTTTTCCAGATCTGTTCGCGCTTCAAGGGGATATGGGTGCTAGAGTAATCATTCAACAGCACCGTTCCCGCTCCCTAAGTATTCCCTTTGCGGAGGGGGCCATTGATTTGGATACTCCTCAAAGTTTGGAAATCCTTGAACCCTGA
- a CDS encoding SDR family oxidoreductase translates to MNKLSRSRRGIIKSAAFAATGLALGAGASSVQAKPAVAQASVQPTAQPQLSTALPLAGKVAFVTGAARGIGRAISEVFALNGADVAMLDIADPARLNSSRGYRVADMDEFNAASESVKQYGTKVLQIQVDVRDLAAMQAAAERTARELGGIDIVVANAGYVAWHSFEEGTPQLWHDVFDVNVHGVFNTAKAAIPFLKRRGGGRIINMASVSSRAGFAGNGAYTSTKWAVVGMTKQAAQELGQYNITVNAIAPGAVNTPMYRGEGQMRSMGVSTPEEQDALINPISPLGNAGALEPQDIAQTALFLASDAAKTISGTTIDNALGFNASYTA, encoded by the coding sequence ATGAACAAGTTGAGCCGCTCACGCCGTGGAATTATCAAAAGCGCTGCTTTCGCTGCTACAGGATTGGCATTGGGAGCAGGAGCATCGTCGGTTCAAGCCAAGCCAGCAGTGGCACAAGCATCTGTGCAGCCCACTGCCCAACCGCAACTGTCAACGGCTCTGCCCCTAGCTGGAAAAGTTGCTTTTGTCACTGGCGCAGCGCGAGGAATTGGACGGGCCATCTCAGAGGTCTTCGCGCTCAACGGGGCCGATGTCGCCATGCTAGATATTGCCGACCCCGCTCGATTGAACTCTTCAAGGGGTTACCGTGTGGCCGACATGGATGAGTTCAATGCCGCTTCTGAATCGGTAAAACAGTATGGGACAAAAGTCTTGCAAATCCAGGTTGATGTGCGTGATTTAGCAGCGATGCAGGCAGCTGCAGAGCGTACTGCTCGCGAACTTGGCGGCATCGATATTGTCGTTGCTAATGCTGGCTATGTGGCCTGGCACAGCTTTGAGGAGGGAACCCCTCAGCTCTGGCACGATGTATTCGATGTCAATGTCCATGGCGTATTCAATACGGCAAAAGCGGCCATTCCGTTTCTCAAGCGGCGGGGTGGCGGACGCATCATCAATATGGCCTCTGTCAGCAGCAGAGCTGGATTTGCCGGCAATGGCGCTTATACCTCAACCAAGTGGGCTGTTGTTGGCATGACCAAGCAGGCAGCTCAGGAGTTGGGACAGTACAACATCACGGTCAATGCGATTGCTCCTGGTGCGGTCAACACGCCGATGTACCGCGGTGAGGGGCAGATGCGCTCGATGGGCGTTTCAACTCCAGAGGAACAAGACGCGCTAATCAATCCCATCAGCCCTCTAGGTAATGCTGGAGCACTTGAGCCTCAGGACATTGCCCAGACAGCGCTTTTCCTAGCCAGTGACGCTGCTAAAACAATCTCGGGAACGACAATTGACAATGCATTAGGCTTCAATGCAAGCTATACAGCTTAG
- a CDS encoding AraC family transcriptional regulator, which produces MSNYKIRNPAGKLSSQQLKQVIEYVHEHLGEEMSLTALADQTNLSAFHFARLFKKSLGLSPHQYMLQNRVERAKRLITKTDRPDLADIALQVGFYDQAHFTKAFKRVVGLPPKGFFKQAAS; this is translated from the coding sequence TTGAGCAATTACAAGATTCGCAACCCCGCTGGGAAGCTCTCGTCCCAACAGCTAAAACAGGTCATCGAGTATGTGCATGAACATTTAGGCGAGGAGATGAGCTTGACGGCCCTAGCTGACCAAACCAACTTGAGCGCTTTTCACTTTGCTCGCCTCTTCAAAAAGTCCCTGGGCCTCTCCCCTCATCAATACATGCTGCAAAACCGAGTAGAGCGAGCGAAGCGGCTGATTACTAAGACTGACAGACCTGATCTAGCCGATATTGCCTTGCAGGTGGGCTTTTACGATCAGGCTCACTTCACCAAGGCCTTCAAGCGAGTAGTGGGCCTTCCGCCGAAGGGCTTCTTCAAACAGGCTGCCAGCTGA
- a CDS encoding (2Fe-2S)-binding protein: MKIRLRRRRFSQLMIVSAIVTTLGNFAKKTFAQTTPGPQLSSTRTLGPERAAIALNINGREYALNVEPRVSLLDALREELRLTGTKKGCNQGACGACTVLINGQRINSCLTLAVMNVGKSITTIEGLANGDELHPMQAAFIAHDGFQCGYCTSGQIMSAVSLVEEGHADSDAEIREWMSGNLCRCGAYPNIVAAIREVAAGGHHASV; this comes from the coding sequence ATGAAAATTAGATTAAGACGCAGGCGGTTTAGCCAATTAATGATCGTCAGTGCGATCGTCACTACGCTTGGTAACTTTGCCAAAAAGACGTTTGCCCAAACAACACCGGGTCCGCAACTCTCAAGCACGAGAACGCTTGGACCTGAGCGCGCTGCGATCGCATTGAACATCAATGGCAGGGAATATGCATTGAACGTAGAACCCCGCGTGAGCCTCTTAGATGCTCTTCGGGAAGAATTAAGACTAACGGGTACTAAAAAAGGCTGTAATCAGGGTGCCTGTGGTGCTTGTACAGTCCTAATCAATGGGCAGCGGATTAACTCCTGTCTAACGCTTGCCGTGATGAATGTAGGCAAATCAATTACAACCATTGAAGGGCTTGCCAACGGCGATGAGTTACATCCCATGCAGGCAGCATTTATTGCTCACGATGGCTTCCAGTGCGGCTACTGCACATCAGGTCAAATTATGTCTGCGGTCAGTCTAGTTGAGGAAGGACATGCCGACTCCGATGCTGAAATTCGAGAGTGGATGAGCGGTAATCTCTGTCGCTGTGGTGCCTATCCTAATATTGTTGCTGCTATTCGTGAGGTTGCAGCAGGAGGCCATCATGCATCCGTTTAG
- a CDS encoding AraC family transcriptional regulator yields the protein MVNESLKHETTVEACQELAKLVTRHTHGRGNGIHSTAIAQLEFMQEFIAPVALCSVYEPTLCIILQGRKETLLGKETYHYGAAQYIVVTVDLPLSGNIVEATPDKPYLCFKLSLDATGLWDIIDQIQRSPDQKESPVRGLFVSDANVPLIDCATRLTRLLDTPEDIPFLAPMMIRELYYRLLMGDQSEAVWQIATSGSHMQRIAAVIKQIKAEFTKSLRVDDLAEQVSMSSASFHRHFKAVTSMSPLQYQKQLRLLEARRLMLAEDADATYAAYQVGYESPSQFSREYSRMFGTPPRKDIERLRIA from the coding sequence ATGGTAAATGAATCCTTAAAGCACGAGACTACGGTAGAGGCTTGTCAAGAACTGGCGAAATTAGTCACCCGCCACACACATGGCAGGGGAAACGGTATCCACTCAACTGCGATCGCTCAGCTGGAATTCATGCAGGAATTCATAGCCCCTGTAGCACTCTGCTCTGTGTATGAACCGACACTTTGCATTATTCTGCAGGGTAGAAAAGAGACCCTACTGGGCAAGGAAACCTATCACTATGGGGCGGCTCAATACATTGTTGTCACGGTCGATCTGCCGCTCAGCGGGAATATCGTCGAAGCAACACCAGATAAGCCGTATCTATGCTTTAAGCTCAGCCTCGACGCGACTGGGCTTTGGGATATTATCGATCAGATCCAGCGCAGTCCAGATCAAAAAGAAAGCCCAGTGAGAGGCTTGTTTGTAAGCGACGCCAATGTCCCGTTGATTGATTGTGCCACCCGACTTACACGGCTTCTAGATACGCCCGAGGACATTCCATTCCTGGCACCGATGATGATTCGCGAACTTTATTACCGTCTTCTAATGGGCGACCAGAGCGAAGCGGTCTGGCAGATCGCGACCTCCGGTAGCCATATGCAGCGCATTGCAGCGGTGATTAAACAAATCAAGGCTGAGTTTACGAAGTCGTTGCGCGTTGATGATTTAGCAGAGCAGGTGAGTATGTCTTCTGCGTCATTTCACCGGCACTTTAAGGCAGTGACCTCAATGAGTCCATTGCAATATCAAAAGCAATTGAGGTTATTGGAAGCCCGGCGTCTAATGCTGGCTGAAGATGCGGATGCAACCTATGCGGCGTATCAGGTTGGTTATGAGAGCCCTTCTCAGTTCAGTCGCGAGTATTCCCGCATGTTTGGTACCCCACCGAGGAAGGATATTGAGCGTTTACGAATTGCCTGA
- a CDS encoding XdhC/CoxI family protein, which produces MNELQLILQAFERSQQARERAVLATVVQTNGSVYRRPGARMLLTEGGQMISAISGGCLEADILERSRLLLADGGDPSLVRYDTTSSDDIVFGFGMGCNGIIDVLIEPLDQSAAVSQLCCIQECLSTQQTVAIATVFSVEDVPGVKVGDRLMMKSDTKVINHIANPDIAQRIAADAYKSLVEKQTRVQSYALSSGKINVLLEIIRPPQPLLIFGAGYDAIPLVQFAKHLGWHVTVIDHRPEHLTHERFPLADQLLFCTPDPPHGYRHLLTPQTVAVVMTHRYISDLAFLKTLMLSRLLYLGVLGPKRRMQQLWQDLAEHNITPTPEQNQQLYNPVGLDIGAETPEEIALSIVAEIQAVLSGRSGCFLRDRTDSIHASSQITCLELAS; this is translated from the coding sequence ATGAATGAACTACAGCTGATTCTTCAAGCTTTTGAACGGAGCCAACAGGCTAGAGAGCGGGCGGTTTTAGCAACGGTTGTACAAACTAACGGCTCTGTTTATCGCCGACCAGGTGCCCGAATGTTATTGACCGAAGGCGGGCAAATGATCAGTGCGATCAGCGGTGGCTGCCTAGAAGCTGATATCTTGGAGCGATCGCGACTGCTCCTAGCTGATGGTGGTGATCCCAGCTTAGTTAGGTATGATACTACTTCTAGTGACGACATTGTGTTTGGTTTTGGCATGGGATGCAACGGCATCATAGACGTTTTGATTGAGCCATTGGATCAAAGCGCTGCAGTTAGTCAGCTTTGCTGTATTCAAGAGTGTTTGAGTACTCAACAAACGGTTGCGATCGCAACCGTCTTCTCCGTAGAAGATGTGCCAGGTGTCAAAGTAGGCGACCGACTAATGATGAAGTCTGACACGAAAGTCATCAACCACATCGCCAACCCAGATATCGCTCAACGAATTGCAGCAGATGCTTACAAAAGCCTCGTCGAGAAACAAACTCGCGTACAGTCCTATGCCCTATCTTCAGGCAAAATCAATGTTTTGCTGGAAATTATTCGTCCGCCACAGCCCCTACTGATTTTTGGCGCTGGCTATGATGCCATTCCACTCGTGCAGTTTGCTAAGCATCTGGGCTGGCACGTCACGGTAATTGATCATCGCCCCGAACATTTGACCCATGAGCGGTTTCCCCTTGCCGATCAACTTCTCTTTTGCACTCCGGATCCCCCTCATGGGTATCGGCACTTGCTGACACCCCAAACAGTCGCCGTTGTAATGACCCACCGTTACATTAGCGATCTGGCATTTCTTAAAACCCTGATGCTGTCTCGGCTTCTTTACCTGGGGGTATTAGGCCCCAAACGACGAATGCAGCAGCTGTGGCAAGATCTGGCTGAGCACAACATCACACCAACTCCCGAACAAAACCAGCAGCTTTATAACCCAGTCGGGCTAGACATTGGAGCTGAAACGCCTGAAGAAATTGCCCTCTCGATTGTGGCAGAGATTCAAGCCGTATTAAGTGGCCGTTCTGGCTGCTTCCTGCGCGACCGCACTGATTCAATTCATGCTTCCTCACAGATAACATGTCTAGAATTGGCATCTTAA